In Leishmania mexicana MHOM/GT/2001/U1103 complete genome, chromosome 22, a genomic segment contains:
- a CDS encoding putative cyclophilin, translating to MWRFSRVALQSNRAALYMPYTPIADNPVVYFDITAEGDVLGRVSVELFRDVVPRTSENFRSLCTGERGYGQCLLYYKGTPFHRIIPGFVMQGGDILTKDGRSNVSVFGYPFPDESFEGKAGKHLPGTVGMAHSGPNQNGSQFFFNLGRNEQLDRKFVVVGQVLGGWEIVNQVVKLCGSRCGTPVSRAWISDCGQSGGYMAEETQEALQGERSQHVMPGKEVLDLLQPRY from the coding sequence ATGTGGCGCTTCTCGCGTGTGGCGCTCCAGTCGAATCGCGCGGCGCTCTACATGCCGTACACCCCCATAGCGGATAACCCGGTGGTCTATTTTGACATCACCGCCGAAGGCGATGTGCTGGGGCGAGTGTCGGTGGAGCTGTTTAGGGACGTTGTGCCGAGAACAAGCGAGAACTTCCGCTCCCTGTGCACCGGCGAGCGCGGATATGGTCAGTGCTTGTTGTACTACAAGGGGACCCCGTTTCATCGCATTATTCCAGGGTTCGTCATGCAAGGCGGCGACATTCTCACCAAGGACGGCCGCAGCAATGTTAGCGTCTTTGGATATCCGTTTCCGGATGAGTCTTTTGAGGGAAAGGCCGGGAAGCACTTGCCTGGTACTGTCGGGATGGCGCACAGTGGGCCGAACCAAAACGGATCCCAGTTTTTCTTCAATCTGGGACGCAATGAGCAACTCGATCGAAAGTTTGTCGTTGTAGGGCAGGTGTTGGGGGGCTGGGAGATCGTCAACCAGGTAGTGAAACTGTGCGGCTCGCGCTGTGGGACTCCCGTGAGTCGTGCCTGGATCTCTGACTGCGGTCAGAGTGGTGGCTACATGGCGGAAGAGACACAGGAGGCTCTACAGGGCGAGCGCTCTCAGCATGTGATGCCAGGCAAGGAAGTTCTCGACTTACTTCAACCGCGGTACTAA